gtgctgcctgtgttgctgcctcaccgcctggcctgccttccttcacagaccccggcctcagtcacggctggtaggtcttataaacctaacaacggtgtccgatttcaaattaatgaatatttgtgaagattaggggtttagttagctgcgactgtcccttcaatcctagctgtgtagctacaaatcacggatagttagcttcatttttggtcgtaattcgagtatatttacagtttgaatttcatcacgccacttatacaacatctacctaaaggtcttataaagctaacaacggtgtccgatttcaagtgaatgaatatttgtgaagattaggggtttcgttagctgcgactgtccttTCAATTCTAGCtatatgtagctacaaatcacggatagttagcttaatttttggtcataattcgagtatatttagggcccgagcgccgacagcggcgaaggccctattgaaactgaaggaattattattctttcttctattattattttcccttcaaatgaattggctttttgagggccttaacatattcaaaaactcaccaaatttggcggtcgcatcaagtctgttgaacatttacgtattttaagggtttcgggaataggcgcacaaaattggctcgctagcgccccctagaaagttaagaaaattgagcccctgctgTGCGTTTAACGGAGACTCacaaaacttggtacacatatgtaacatgtcacgatgtacaaaaaacttcattagagccataccctaaacccaacaggaagtccgccattttgatgtcaaagttcgaaattagtgcgattttggacatttccacatgtcgtactttaacgaactcctcctagagatttcatccgatcaacttcaaactggGTCTGTgtcatcttaagacgttaaagatgaaaagttattaaaagaaaaacttttcgtcagacgctgtgggcgtggcggccattttgagtgtttagcgatgaacaaataagttgttgtaacttgagtgtacgttgtcgtatctgcccgaaatttctcacgatggacaagggtccaggccattttgtgcgtttcgccgccgaaacaggaagtgggtgtaactcgagtgtacgttgtccgattacctcgaaacttttcaggattcataagagtccgaccctgaggacaaataaaggtcgatatttacttaaagtcatagcgccccctagtggcaacaggaagtaggcctaaaagtcaaggtgctatactttaacgaactcctcctagagatttcatccgatggacttcaaacttggtctggaccatcccaacaccttaacgatgaaaagttattaaaagaaaaacttttcgtcagacgctgtgggcgtggcgtggcggccattttgagtgtttagcgatgaacaaataagttgttgtaacttgagtgtacgttgtcgtatctgcccgaaagggtccaggcctgaggacacctacaggccaaaattgacttttggtcatagcgcccccccctggccacaggaaatctgccttatatgacaaacatcatccgatttacatgaaacttagaatgtgtggtctacatgtgataccgAGCCGcctcctataatatgaccatGCCCAcgtactcaggccacgccccctttcataacatttgaaccgtttaaggtagagtcttgtgtgaggtgtcattgaactcagcagagacttctttcttcattggtgatggtttgacccgccccttatgcttaagccccgcaccctttcttaaaatttgaaccatttaagatagacccttgtgtgaggtatcaatgaactcagcagagacttcctcatTCAATGGTGATgatttggcccgccccctatgttgaagccacgccctttttaataaatgctgacccatctaaggtagagtcttgtgtgaggtatcattgaactcagcagagacttccttcttctttggtgatggtttgatccgccccctatgcattagccacgccccttttcacagctaatgaaccatatgacgtagagccttgtgtgaggtatcattgaactcggcggggagttcccttttcattggtgacgatttgctgcgtctgagtgccgcgcgaatgcatggtcgcaaggagcggagtccgccagtaaccccgacgcgcgccgaGGTAGATGCGCACCGCGAGGGCCCGGTAGATGttgccacttatacaacatctacctaaaggtcttataaagctaacaatggtgtccgatttcaagttaatgaatatttgtgaatttcagaggaattctaagaggagtctagctagctctcattgatagagctacatccagccgcaggctctatcaatgagactcgcggacaagcggtgtttatttccccaatcgtttgtttaaataactcaacacattataattacacacattaaaagattaactggaacctgtggtcagagaatgctggcgtaacaagctcgctgactgcgttctcactcacatacaccgggcatttagctagcaggaagaggggagttgcaggccctggagctctgtcagagcagcggcgtttggtagtccattagcccaaaaaacggtgactttgcgcgggtatggagtgctgtgggctgccagccgtgactgagctccatctacctcacagcaggtcggggtctgtgaaggaaggcaggccagggtctgtgaaggaaggcaggccgggcggcgaggcagcaacacagcagcaccggctgctgaactccgacacacagtgggacaaaatttgcaattagccatccattttcgtaaagcggcccatatttgagctttacatagttgatttctcgcataaaaaagtttcagaagtgaattttgcaatggaatagcagagatccgcgcgacctagattcagaagactacctgatctcaggtcagttgtgtagcctatgtaaatgttggggcgtgaccgttctcttaatacacccataggcgtgacaaaggtacaggtcttgagatgcttacgtaagctttcagctttgttgagattcacctgttttcagcggcagtttcaaaatatgagattttcatagtaaaggggtgtcaatgggattttgagcttctatgtatgtcctacttacccaccgaactgtcgttattcaactatgacagggtaaaatcggttttgcattctatcacccctttaacacttGGACAACAACATCTGTTACAGCTTGAGTGTGAAAGTACCCTCAATAGTCTTCAAGCACCCTCATGAGTGTAGGGCATGTTAAAGTTAAAGtgtatgtatttaaatatgtgtatgtatgtattcccTTGTGGATTCCATAACGCTGAGTGAGCATCAGTCCATCTCATCCCCGTGTGTCTGCAGATCCTGGGCTGGTGTGTGATCATCACCGCTGTCGTCGGGGGCCTCCTGGGTACCTGCTACAAAAACTGCCGCTCCAAAGTCAGCTTCCTGCAGCTCACCTTCTGGAAACGCTACATGGAAAAAGAGAAGGAGCGCTTTGATACTCTCGCTGTGGAATACGCCACCAAACTGGCCGACAGAAACCTGCAGAGCTTCTTTGAGAACAAGGAGCCTGCTCCGTTCCCTTTCCCCAACCACAGCGCATGGGAGGAGATCTCTGCATACTACACCTTCACCCAGAGCGAGCAGTGCTACAGCACCCTGCAGCGCTATGTGGAGAGGACAGACAGGGACTTCCCAGAGAACAAATCTGTGTTGGACGTAGAGTATGGTGAAAGAGATGCTCTGAGAAACAACTGACTGTGGTGAGACTGttattaaaggacaaatctggcgGAAAATGAActtaggggttaataacacatgtgtagcgagttcgaccgttctctgggatatgttttcttgctaatcgaatgtgaccagttttagcgcacaccgctaattagcttataacgctagtcgtcggggcacgggtaaagtaaaaagaaatctccatttctataccactaacaagactcaaaatagcaccacacttccatggTAGCagaatgagggtccctacaacTTTGTAAGTCAAATGACGAACGCTGTGCAACGTGAGCTGAACTGAATGCACGTTGCACagcgttcgactggtcgtgactgttttcccaagatggcgcccaattttatacgtgaacggtactgtctttctaaactatctttttaataaactgtctgtacacttacaatgttgtcaatgtttttgtttacatgtagggaccctcattatgctaccatggaaatgtggtgatattttgagccttgttagtggtatagaaatagagatttctttttactttaccctcttccccgacaactagcgttataagctaattagcggtttgcaataaaactggtcacattcgattagcatgaaaacaaatcccagagaagGTCGAACttggtacacgtgttattaacccctaggttcattttgcgcctgatttgtcctttaagtatTCATCATTGTTGTTATTTAACACTAAGTCTATTTTATGTACAAGATTGACTCCGGATAAGCTGTTGCTGCCCTCTCTGTCCATGCCACGGTCTGTTATAATAATTCTGTTATAGAACAGACCGCAGgtgattgaccaatcagaatcaagtattCAACAAGGCCGTGTAATAACTTGCTGTTGTAGTAGACTATTTCATtttggttaaatgttgtgttctGTTAAGAAAGAGTGGTCCCCTTAGGATGCAAGacacattttagaaaaatattCTTATAAAGTGAAATCAAATCCAAATCAAGTTGTGTTAAGAGTGCCACGTGCATCATCCTTTTACCGTCTGGTATcatccattaaaaaaaagtacgTTTGATCTGGAAATagcttgagaaaaaaaacagatgggttcatttttttatttaactcagAAGGAAGGAAGTTGCTGGCCCCAAATCAcatatttgaagaaaaaaactaaaagtacaGGCACTGATTCAAAGACTAATTCAGAGCCATCTTTTATAATAACCAcccattgtttatttaaacaTGAAGATCTCTTTATGCTTGCATACATATGCAATTTCTGTCAAATGAATATCTTTAATGTTATCAAATCACTGAGTGTGGTGGCCAAAGTCTGTGCGCTTCctttttgtgtgcaaaagtcATATTTCATATTCagatctgagaaaaaaaaaaaacacttgctgTAGTCAGGGACATTGACCACAGGACAGAGACCTGTTGTACATTTAGACAGTTTCTTGTTACTTCTTGTTGTCAGTTGGAGCCATTAGCTGCATAAAACATTGCTCTCGTTTTTTTATCCTTTCGTTTCACCTATTAATGTGTGACAAATGTCTATGTGGCTTTCTCTATCCCTGATTCTAAATCCATACTGTGTGACCACAGGTTCTGGGTTGGCTGCTGGTCGACTCTATCATGTTGTCCAGTCTGCTGCTGACCTGTGTGGCTCGGTGCACCTCCCCCATCAGTTACCTGCAGATCCGCTTTTGGAGAGACTATGTTCACGAAGAGAGCAGCCTGATGGATTCATACACCACCAAACACGCCAAACAGCTCGCTGAGAGGAACGTGAAGAGCTTCTTCAACAAGACACCGCCCGAAGAAATCATCACCCCTTCCAACAAGGACTGGGAGAAGATCTCCTCCCTCTACACGTTCAGCACCAAAGACAACTACTACAGCACCTTGCACCGTGCGGTGGAGGACTGTCAGGAGGTCGACAACGGGATGATAAGGTTGACTACGGTCAAGTTAAATGATTCTGCTGGCCACACCCCTGCTGTTCTTAGTTTTGTAAATGATGGCTCGGTGTGACAAGATTTCAGCATCAAAGGATGTCTGAGTTAGGGTTAGAACAGTTTGCTGATACATGAATTAGGCTATAGTCTACTGTGAAGTGCTCATAGTGCAGGTCTGGCTCTGAGGAGTTCATCCAGAGAGCAAGGGGCAGTAGGTCAAAATCCAAAGTATAGGACAAACTGAAATTGGCCTAatgatggcactagatgaaaagggtcagattattattctaagtgtctgacactGCAGAGCCGATGATCTGGACCAGAGAGTTGGCTGTAGCACAACCAGCTCTCAACTTCAGCCTGTCTGTATCCAAAGGTAACGTCTGTAAAAGCTGCGCCAAGTGCAGCTCGACATTTAGTTGGCACAATTCGGAAATTTGCAAGTgaaaatctttttaaacaaaacgAAGCTAACCTGTCTGTACTCCAAAACAAAAACTCTCTGGATCTGCTGTCTCCACACTCCTGTTCACGTTCCATGCTATAACCTCCATGGATCCACACCGCTGTCTTCTGGCAAGTCACCTCGCGAGATTTCAGAATGAGACTTTTCCATCTTccgataatgttgtcagacacttagaacaataatctgagcctgtcagcggcaaaaacagaacttttagtggacgctgactgacgctgaacatttgtcctgtagggttagATTGCAGCTCGGTTcacggctgccggttacagcgttctcgctcaacGCTGGACCAATTTCCAACatagtcacttacacacaagtgtgtgggaaaatagggttgaaaataggttgaaaaatactgaaattctCATTTAAATAGAGATACAAAGGATGACACAACTGAAAGCAGAACAGTGTGAAATCACGATTCACGTGAGCCTTGATGCCCCCAAATGACTGGGCTGAAACAGGAAATGGACCACTTCCTGTGCACTGCTGGTAGACTGCATACAAACAGTATACATGTACACATTCAGAACGTGAGCTTCAGTGATGAAATGAATGTATTCATATGTGACGGCCTGTGCAGTCATTGTAAAACTCAAAGTGATGGCTTTAATGATGGCGTGGCTGTAACagcagcataataataataataataataatgatgtgcTTCATATGTTCACTGCTTCCTGTATAATGCACTGTGAGTGATTCAGTCTGAGTACTTCACTCTTGTGGTAATGGAACAGAGAAACCACCAAGAGGATGTGCTCACTTCCTCActctgctgctgatgctgactgcctctctctgtctctgcaacaACTGGCACTGTATGTTCTCTACCGAGACATTTCAACAGAAGGAATGAATGCTGTCCTTCTGTACGATTTTCCCCCTTTGCACGTTTTTTAAATTCCAGAACAAAAATTGCTGATTTCATCCTTGTTGAATGATAATGAGACGTGTTTGTTGTGTCtggtgagcgtgtgtgtgcatgaagaGAAACAAATCCAGTTGTCAAACTTCTCATTGCATATAAATGGATGACTGCTTCATATAAAAGTGATTAGAAACAGATGCATGACGCCGTTTCCGTTtctttggtgtgtgttttttttttccagcatgaAAGGGTTTCATGTTGCATTCCTTGCAAGGACACAGACTCACAGTCATTAAAAAACTAGACCAGCAGGTTTTTTTGTAATTGGACAGGAAGCATGTAAAGAGGGATGTACATGAAAACAGAGAAAGGGAAGTAAAGTGCAGCTGTGCCTATCTCTTTAGTGGCAGCGCAGTGGGGACTTCCCTTTGCAGGAGATCAAGAGGCTGTGGGCGGGCCGGAAGGAGCGCCGGACCGACTGAAGGAGGAGTCTGAAGAGAACCAGTGCCAGCCGAAGGGAGTGGCTCAAACAGGCTTGGcagatttgttttgtcttcAGCTGTGAAAGAACACAGGAGAACAGGGATTGACTGCAAACACTCaacatttttctcttttcacTCTCTGTCTTTCACTTGGGTTCATTTCTCGTGGAGTGTGTCTGAAACCTCCCCGCTGACGCCATGGATAACTTCCAGACTGTCCTGCGTTTCTTCATGAACCAGAAATCCACCATTGGCTACAGCTTCATGGCTCTCATGACTGTAGGTGGGGAGCGAATCTTCTCCGTGGTTTCCTTTCAGTGCCCGTGCAACCACGACCAGAACTTTGCCTACGGGCTGACCTTCCTGCTGGGCCCGGCTGCAGTGCTGCTGGTTTTGGGTCTCTTGTTCACCGGCAGGCTGTGGAGGCTCTACACTGGTTGCTGCCTCAACCCCATGAAGCTGTGCCCCCGTGGGAACTGCTTGGGCCACCTCCGGGTGTTGATGAGCATTTTCTGTGGCGCTTGCGTGGCTCCTGTAATGTGGCTCGCCGTGGCCCTGCTCAATGGGACCTTCTATGAGTGTGCGGTCAGTGGTCTGGATGATAACCTGGTGGTGGACCTGTTCTGTAAAAACAAGACGTTGGCGTGTCGGGAGGAGCTGGCCCGAGTGCCCTGTGATCGCTCCAAACTGTCCAGCGATGAGCGCATGGAGCTGCTGCTCATGTTCAGGGCCCAGTCCCAGGTAAGAGGCACGCAGAGAGAGACCCACCTGTTGATAGCAGTTGATGATGTCATAGTGATGTCATAGGGGTTATCTCAGCTTGGGTTTAGAGACACAGATGGAGGTACGGAGTTCAAAAGATGAGGGTGTTTACTACGCAGGGAGGGTGTAATAAAAGTTGCTATCCAGTtgaattatgggaaatgtaggaccCAGTGGGGTTTGATCCATACTAGGGACTAAAAGCCAGGATATGTCGGGTTCTGACGCTTCAattttgaccattcttttttatCTTCTGAATTGTGTCTGTCTCTAGAGATCCCTAACTTTATGGAATTACAATACTAAGGTAAAGGTATGCAGTAAAGGCCAATTTTATATGATTCTAttgtaattttatatatatgttcTGTGTGTGGCGTGAAGAGGCCACAACTTACATTTCACTGTGCAACTCTGTGttataaaatgacaaataaatgaaacttGAACTTTGAAAATCTTTACACTTGACTTAATATAGCTATAATATAAGTTCTTCTACATGCAAACAGTTTTTTTGTAGTTATCAGTTAGTACAGATATAATATAAGACAGGTCTGAATAAaactgggcgatatggccaaaATCTTTTATCTCGATATAAATTATTTCATATCTTGATAAAGTTATGAATCACAATATAGATTTTCTATAGGTTTCCTgttaattcaataaataaatagtctatatgggcgcctgggtagctctcCTGGTAGAGCGGGTACCCATATTTAGAGGTTTACTCTTCGATGCAGCGCCCATGGGTTTGACTCcaccctgcggccctttgctgcatgtccttccccctctctctccccttttatgtctaagctgtcctatagaaataaaggcctaaaatgccccaaaaataatctttaaaaaaaataaagagtctATATGAAATAACCACATGGTAAATCCTATTTCTGTAAACTTCtgtctaaatgtaatatttgcAGATGAAAAGTAGTGCAAAATGAGGATAACGTGAAGGATCACAACGTTTCGTCCATCTGAGCTACATATTGCTGTAACGCAGTTGGCTGCTAGTTACTTCGACATCCCTATAAGAAACTATTTAGAAAAACATATAGATATAGAAATTTGTATATCGTTTTGACAATGCATATCATCATTTTGCCTAGCCTTATGTCTGAAGGTGTTTTTTTCTCTAAGCTGCTCTATTCAACTGCAACCATCTTCACCAAGgaaaattgtgtttttcactCCCTGTTGATCGCCAGATAAAGTCAGTTGATGAATACAGAGAGTTGATTTCTCTTCTATATTGCAATCTCACGGAAAAGCTCCAGAGAAAAAggtagtaagtggaccttgagttaagttttttttttcaaattatcaTCAGTGTTACGCCCTAACAAGTAAACATTCATGGAAAAACACTTCAGATAACTGGCTGGTCAAATCTTAATATCATTAACACTTGGACAACA
The DNA window shown above is from Perca fluviatilis chromosome 7, GENO_Pfluv_1.0, whole genome shotgun sequence and carries:
- the LOC120561897 gene encoding calcium homeostasis modulator protein 6-like, whose translation is PQVLGWLLVDSIMLSSLLLTCVARCTSPISYLQIRFWRDYVHEESSLMDSYTTKHAKQLAERNVKSFFNKTPPEEIITPSNKDWEKISSLYTFSTKDNYYSTLHRAVEDCQEVDNGMIRLTTVKLNDSAGHTPAVLSFVNDGSV
- the LOC120561725 gene encoding calcium homeostasis modulator protein 5-like, with the translated sequence MDNFQTVLRFFMNQKSTIGYSFMALMTVGGERIFSVVSFQCPCNHDQNFAYGLTFLLGPAAVLLVLGLLFTGRLWRLYTGCCLNPMKLCPRGNCLGHLRVLMSIFCGACVAPVMWLAVALLNGTFYECAVSGLDDNLVVDLFCKNKTLACREELARVPCDRSKLSSDERMELLLMFRAQSQILGWCVIITAVVGGLVGTCYKNCRSKVSFLQLTFWKRYMEQEKERFDTLAVEYASKLADRNLQSFFENKEPAPFPFPNHRAWEEISAYYTFTQSEQCYSTLQRYVERTDRDFPENKPVLDVEHGGRDML